The Merismopedia glauca CCAP 1448/3 genome window below encodes:
- a CDS encoding type II toxin-antitoxin system VapC family toxin, which yields MYILDTDHLSLIERNGQEGKRILTRLAAIKDVEVAVTVITYEEQVRGRLSVLSRAKTLEERVFAYQGL from the coding sequence ATGTATATTCTTGACACTGACCATCTCAGCCTGATTGAGCGTAACGGACAAGAGGGAAAACGGATTTTAACAAGACTAGCAGCTATTAAAGACGTTGAGGTTGCAGTGACTGTGATTACCTACGAGGAACAAGTTAGAGGTAGGCTAAGTGTTCTATCCAGGGCAAAAACTCTAGAGGAACGGGTTTTTGCATATCAAGGACTATAG
- the miaB gene encoding tRNA (N6-isopentenyl adenosine(37)-C2)-methylthiotransferase MiaB has protein sequence MTTADRRYHITTFGCQMNKADSERMAGVLEEMGYQWSEEPENANLLLYNTCTIRDNAEHKVYSHLGRQARRKHQEPDLTIVVAGCVAQQEGEALLRRVPELDLVMGPQHANRLADLLEQVFDGNQVVATESVHIIEDITKPRRDSKVTAWVNVIYGCNERCTYCVVPNVRGIEQSRTPEAIKSEMEELGRQGYKEVTLLGQNIDAYGRDLPGSTAEGRNLYTLTDLLYYVHDVPGVERIRFATSHPRYFTERLIKACQELPKVCEHFHIPFQSGDNEILKAMSRGYTQEKYRRIIDTVRQYMPDASISADAIVGFPGETEAQFENTLKLVEDIGFDLLNTAAYSPRPQTPAALWENQLSEEVKSDRLQRLNHLVNTKAAERSWRYMGRIEEVLVEDQNPKDPHQVMGRTRGNRLTFFKGSIDELKGQIVKVKITEVRPFSLTGISCAGVDP, from the coding sequence ATGACCACTGCCGATCGCCGCTATCACATTACTACTTTTGGTTGCCAAATGAACAAAGCCGACTCAGAACGTATGGCTGGTGTTCTGGAAGAAATGGGCTATCAGTGGTCAGAAGAGCCGGAAAATGCTAATCTTTTACTCTATAATACCTGTACAATTCGGGATAATGCCGAACACAAGGTTTATTCTCATTTAGGTAGACAAGCTAGACGCAAGCACCAAGAACCAGATCTAACTATAGTTGTTGCTGGTTGTGTCGCGCAACAAGAGGGAGAAGCCCTATTACGACGGGTTCCAGAACTAGATTTAGTCATGGGTCCCCAGCACGCAAACCGCCTTGCCGACTTGTTAGAACAGGTATTTGATGGGAATCAAGTAGTTGCCACTGAATCAGTCCATATTATTGAAGATATCACTAAACCCCGTCGGGATAGTAAAGTTACGGCTTGGGTAAATGTAATTTATGGCTGTAACGAACGCTGTACCTATTGTGTCGTACCTAATGTACGCGGAATCGAACAATCTCGCACTCCAGAGGCGATTAAATCCGAAATGGAAGAATTAGGTCGTCAAGGATATAAGGAAGTTACTTTATTGGGGCAAAATATCGACGCTTACGGGCGAGATTTGCCAGGAAGTACCGCCGAAGGTCGGAATTTATATACTCTCACCGATCTACTCTACTACGTTCATGATGTACCTGGGGTAGAACGGATTCGATTTGCTACCAGTCATCCCCGCTACTTTACCGAAAGGCTGATTAAAGCTTGTCAAGAGTTACCCAAAGTGTGCGAACATTTCCATATTCCTTTCCAATCTGGCGATAATGAGATCCTGAAGGCAATGAGTCGGGGATACACTCAAGAGAAGTACCGCCGCATTATCGATACCGTGCGTCAGTATATGCCTGATGCGTCAATCAGTGCTGATGCCATTGTCGGTTTTCCTGGAGAAACGGAGGCTCAGTTTGAAAATACCCTAAAATTAGTCGAAGATATCGGCTTTGACTTATTGAATACTGCGGCTTATTCACCCCGTCCTCAAACACCAGCCGCTTTGTGGGAAAATCAACTAAGTGAAGAAGTGAAAAGCGATCGCCTGCAACGTCTCAATCATCTAGTCAATACCAAAGCCGCCGAGCGTTCTTGGCGCTATATGGGTAGAATTGAAGAAGTATTGGTAGAAGACCAAAACCCCAAAGATCCCCATCAGGTTATGGGACGCACTAGAGGGAATCGCCTCACCTTCTTTAAAGGCAGTATAGACGAATTGAAAGGTCAGATCGTCAAAGTCAAAATTACTGAAGTTAGACCTTTCAGTTTGACAGGGATAAGCTGTGCAGGTGTAGATCCCTGA
- the tmk gene encoding dTMP kinase, which produces MKGKLIVFEGVEGCGKTTQIEQTRQWLEDLAISVAVTRQPGGTQLGQELRQILLHSQGYSIDPKAELLLYAADRAQHLAEVIKPELEKGTIVLCDRYTDSTIAYQGYGRGLDLAAIETLNRLATGGLEPYLTLWLDIDVEIGLNRVKVRGESDRLEQDTIDFHRLVQQGYQKLALHHPQIIHRVDASLSLEAVQLQIRSLLASHLNL; this is translated from the coding sequence ATGAAAGGGAAACTGATAGTTTTTGAAGGGGTAGAAGGGTGTGGAAAAACGACTCAAATTGAACAAACCCGTCAGTGGTTAGAAGATTTAGCAATATCTGTTGCAGTCACCAGACAACCTGGAGGGACGCAATTAGGACAAGAACTCAGGCAGATTTTACTTCATTCCCAAGGCTATTCCATAGATCCCAAGGCAGAACTATTATTATACGCCGCCGATCGTGCCCAACATCTAGCCGAAGTCATTAAACCAGAATTGGAAAAAGGTACGATAGTCTTGTGCGATCGCTATACTGACTCTACCATTGCTTATCAAGGTTACGGTCGCGGTTTGGATTTAGCAGCTATAGAAACTCTGAATCGACTAGCTACTGGAGGATTAGAACCATATTTAACCTTATGGCTGGATATTGACGTAGAAATTGGGCTGAACAGGGTAAAAGTTAGAGGGGAAAGCGATCGCCTAGAGCAAGATACGATAGACTTTCATCGCTTAGTTCAACAAGGCTATCAAAAACTAGCATTGCACCACCCCCAAATAATTCACAGAGTTGATGCTAGCTTGAGCTTAGAAGCCGTTCAATTACAAATTAGGTCACTTTTGGCATCCCATCTCAATCTCTAA
- a CDS encoding DNA polymerase III subunit delta' produces MSHFTQLIGQPQAVQLLSQAIAQNRIAPAYLFAGSDGVGKKVAAKGFIELICNKPVKSGNIGDLLWVEPTYLHQGQRISVAEAAAQGVKKKAPPEVRLDQIREISVFLSRPPLIAPRSIVVIEQAETMGEAAANALLKTLEEPGQATIILLAPSVGSLLPTLVSRCQTIPFVRLDIKGMQQVLTQIGQTEILQTPEIIALAQGSPGAAIAHSQQLSQIPIDLLDRVRTLPQNYRQALEIARQIDKSLEIDSQIWLVDYLQQYYWKKWQQKALLEPLETARRYLLSYVQPRLVWECTFLTFRNLTAGS; encoded by the coding sequence ATGAGTCACTTTACCCAACTTATCGGTCAACCGCAAGCAGTTCAGTTATTATCTCAAGCAATAGCACAAAATCGGATAGCACCAGCGTATCTGTTTGCAGGATCGGATGGAGTGGGGAAAAAAGTAGCTGCTAAAGGATTTATCGAGCTAATTTGTAACAAACCCGTTAAAAGCGGTAATATTGGTGATTTATTGTGGGTAGAACCTACTTACCTCCATCAAGGTCAACGAATTTCCGTTGCCGAAGCAGCCGCTCAAGGAGTTAAGAAAAAAGCACCGCCGGAGGTGCGTTTAGACCAAATTCGAGAAATTAGTGTCTTTTTGAGTCGTCCTCCCTTAATCGCTCCGCGATCGATTGTAGTTATCGAACAAGCTGAAACAATGGGAGAAGCCGCAGCGAATGCTTTGCTCAAAACCCTAGAAGAACCAGGACAAGCCACCATCATTTTACTGGCTCCTAGCGTGGGATCGTTACTGCCTACTTTGGTCTCTCGGTGTCAAACTATTCCTTTTGTACGGCTAGATATCAAGGGGATGCAGCAAGTTTTGACTCAAATTGGTCAAACAGAGATCCTCCAGACTCCAGAAATTATAGCTCTCGCGCAGGGAAGTCCAGGAGCAGCGATCGCTCACTCTCAACAATTATCGCAAATTCCGATAGATTTGCTAGATCGAGTTCGTACTTTACCGCAGAACTACCGTCAAGCCTTAGAAATAGCGCGCCAAATTGACAAAAGCCTAGAAATTGACAGCCAAATTTGGTTAGTTGACTATCTCCAGCAGTATTACTGGAAAAAGTGGCAGCAAAAAGCCCTCCTGGAACCTTTAGAAACTGCTCGTCGCTACCTTTTGAGTTACGTGCAACCCAGATTGGTTTGGGAATGTACTTTTCTAACTTTCCGTAATTTGACTGCTGGCTCTTGA
- a CDS encoding DUF4870 domain-containing protein: MYGADTDKRKLLSVLSHGSIFFNATVVAIGIPIAILIVSDDPVVKENAKEAINFHLNVGLVNILWAALWIFLAIITLGLALPLFSLWVFLHWGLTIWAIWSCLQNPEVPFRYPFIFRVI; this comes from the coding sequence ATGTACGGAGCAGATACCGATAAGCGGAAGCTACTTTCTGTATTGAGTCACGGCTCGATTTTCTTTAATGCCACTGTGGTAGCAATTGGCATTCCCATTGCTATTTTGATAGTATCCGATGACCCTGTAGTTAAAGAAAATGCCAAGGAAGCTATCAATTTCCACCTGAATGTGGGCTTAGTAAATATCTTGTGGGCCGCATTGTGGATATTTTTAGCCATTATCACTTTAGGTCTAGCTTTGCCCCTATTTTCACTTTGGGTTTTCCTGCACTGGGGTTTAACTATTTGGGCAATTTGGTCTTGTTTGCAGAACCCAGAAGTACCTTTTCGCTATCCCTTTATCTTTCGCGTTATCTAA
- a CDS encoding alpha-ketoacid dehydrogenase subunit beta — MAETLFFNALREAIDEEMARDSSVFVLGEDVGHYGGSYKVTKDLYKKYGDLRVLDTPIAENSFTGLAVGAAMTGLRPIIEGMNMGFLLLAFNQISNNAGMLRYTSGGNFKIPLVIRGPGGVGRQLGAEHSQRLEAYFQAVPGLKIVACSTPYNAKGLLKSAIRDENPVLFFEHVLLYNLKENLPEKEYLIPLDKAEIVRPGKDVTILTYSRMRHHVMQAVPAIEKQGFDPEVIDLISLKPLDMETIGASVRKTHRVIIVEECMKTGGIAAELIARISEELFDELDAPIVRLSSQDIPTPYNGKLESLTIVQPPQIVEAVQKIVTGKI, encoded by the coding sequence ATGGCAGAAACTTTATTTTTCAATGCTTTACGTGAAGCGATCGATGAAGAAATGGCGCGTGACTCTTCCGTCTTCGTTTTGGGTGAAGATGTTGGTCACTATGGCGGTTCCTATAAGGTTACCAAAGACTTATATAAAAAGTATGGCGATTTAAGGGTTCTCGATACTCCCATTGCTGAAAATAGCTTTACAGGCTTAGCTGTCGGAGCCGCGATGACGGGTTTGCGCCCTATCATTGAAGGAATGAATATGGGCTTCTTACTGCTAGCTTTTAACCAAATTTCCAACAATGCTGGAATGTTGCGTTACACCTCTGGCGGAAACTTCAAAATTCCTCTAGTCATCAGAGGACCAGGTGGTGTAGGTCGTCAACTCGGTGCAGAACACTCTCAACGCCTAGAAGCCTACTTCCAAGCTGTCCCAGGACTCAAAATTGTAGCTTGTTCTACCCCGTATAATGCCAAAGGGTTGCTCAAATCTGCCATTAGAGATGAAAATCCGGTACTGTTCTTTGAACACGTCCTCCTCTACAACCTGAAAGAAAACCTGCCAGAAAAAGAATACTTGATCCCTCTAGATAAAGCTGAAATCGTCCGTCCTGGTAAAGATGTGACGATTTTGACCTATTCCAGAATGCGCCACCACGTCATGCAGGCTGTTCCTGCGATCGAAAAACAAGGTTTCGATCCAGAAGTGATTGACTTAATTTCCCTCAAACCTTTGGATATGGAAACGATTGGTGCATCGGTTCGCAAAACCCATCGTGTAATTATTGTAGAAGAATGCATGAAAACAGGAGGAATCGCCGCCGAACTCATTGCCAGAATTAGTGAAGAATTGTTTGATGAATTAGATGCTCCCATTGTGCGATTATCTTCTCAAGATATTCCTACCCCTTACAATGGCAAGCTAGAGAGTTTGACAATTGTCCAGCCTCCACAAATCGTAGAAGCAGTGCAAAAAATCGTGACTGGTAAGATTTAA
- the secD gene encoding protein translocase subunit SecD produces the protein MQKQRSVLALIIVLVILAIGVLVARPIKLGLDLQGGSQLTLQLKTTAEVKEIKSEDLDAVKNIVENRINALGVAEPLIQTVGNDQIIVQLAGVNDPKDAERVLNVRAQLDFREQKPGTEGQLQAQNQVRQVLLQEKEKLNQSKDKAAIDKNKESLAKINEEIGKMFQSTGLTGKNLKDARQQPVGQAWEVSLLFDPEGGEKFAQLTKNLAGTGRSIGIFLDGEPISTPTVDVKFAQTGITGGAAVIEGNFSAKESYELGIQLRGGALPVPVEIVENRTVGATLGRDSIQRSIYAASGGLLLVLLFMGVYYRLPGAIADVSLVIYALLNLAVFALLGVVLTLPGIAGFILSIGMAVDANVLIFERTREELRAGKTLYRSVESGFYRAFSSILDSNVTTLIACGALFYFGSGLVKGFAVTLGIGVLISMFTALTCSRSLLLLAVLGFPFLRQRLDLFCPNLPTSVNS, from the coding sequence ATGCAAAAACAACGTTCCGTATTGGCATTAATCATAGTTTTAGTAATTCTTGCCATAGGTGTTTTAGTCGCTAGACCGATTAAATTAGGACTAGATTTACAAGGTGGTTCTCAATTAACTTTGCAACTTAAAACTACAGCCGAAGTTAAAGAGATTAAAAGTGAAGATTTAGACGCTGTCAAAAATATTGTCGAAAATCGGATTAACGCTTTGGGTGTGGCTGAACCCCTGATTCAAACTGTAGGTAATGACCAGATCATAGTCCAGTTGGCAGGTGTAAACGATCCTAAAGATGCAGAACGAGTCCTCAACGTGCGGGCGCAATTAGACTTTAGGGAACAAAAACCAGGCACTGAAGGGCAATTACAAGCTCAAAATCAAGTTAGACAAGTTTTGCTGCAAGAAAAAGAGAAACTCAACCAAAGTAAAGATAAAGCTGCGATAGATAAAAATAAAGAGTCTCTTGCCAAGATAAACGAAGAAATTGGCAAAATGTTTCAGTCTACGGGTTTGACTGGCAAAAATCTCAAAGATGCTCGTCAACAACCAGTTGGTCAAGCGTGGGAAGTATCGTTGCTGTTCGATCCTGAAGGTGGAGAGAAATTTGCCCAACTAACCAAAAATCTGGCAGGTACAGGTCGTAGTATCGGTATTTTTCTTGATGGTGAGCCGATTAGTACTCCAACTGTTGATGTCAAGTTTGCTCAAACAGGGATTACGGGAGGCGCAGCCGTGATTGAAGGCAATTTTAGCGCTAAAGAATCTTACGAGTTAGGCATTCAATTACGGGGTGGTGCTTTACCTGTACCAGTAGAAATCGTTGAAAATCGTACTGTTGGGGCTACTTTAGGGAGAGATAGTATTCAACGTAGTATCTACGCTGCTTCTGGAGGATTACTGCTAGTGCTGTTGTTTATGGGAGTTTACTATCGTCTCCCAGGGGCGATCGCAGATGTCTCTTTGGTAATCTACGCTTTACTAAACTTAGCTGTATTTGCTCTGTTGGGAGTGGTTCTGACTTTACCTGGAATTGCTGGGTTTATCTTGAGTATTGGGATGGCTGTAGATGCTAACGTCCTCATTTTTGAACGAACTAGAGAAGAACTCCGTGCGGGTAAAACTTTGTATCGTTCGGTTGAATCAGGATTTTATCGGGCTTTTTCCAGTATTTTAGACAGTAATGTGACTACTTTGATTGCTTGTGGCGCTCTATTTTACTTTGGGAGCGGATTAGTTAAAGGTTTTGCCGTTACTCTAGGGATTGGTGTGTTGATTAGTATGTTCACTGCACTTACTTGCAGCCGATCGCTACTTCTATTAGCAGTTTTGGGATTTCCCTTCCTCCGGCAGAGATTGGATTTATTCTGTCCTAATTTGCCAACTTCTGTGAATTCTTGA
- the secF gene encoding protein translocase subunit SecF, translating to MKLNVIKNRGLWWGISSLIILSGLASMVISWNRPDIRAPLRPSLDFIGGTRLQYELDCSKPGNCDKPIDIAVVSEVMKAQDLANSSIQVVDKYGVSIRTKKLDVGDRTQLEAALTQKLGAFDPQKTQNDTVGPTLGQQIFQQGLLALIVSFAGILIYLTFRFQFDYSFFAFVALVHDVLITAGIFSILGLVQGIEVDSLFIVSLLTIIGFSVNDTVVIYDRIREVLSLNPEASIDQVVDDAVNQTLTRSINTTVTVLLTLSAIFFFGGETLKYFALALIIGFTAGAYSSIFIASTLLAWWRGRSTKKEDGRRKMEEGINS from the coding sequence ATGAAACTAAATGTCATCAAAAATCGAGGGTTGTGGTGGGGAATTTCTAGCCTCATTATTCTCAGTGGTTTAGCCTCAATGGTTATTTCCTGGAATAGACCAGATATTCGCGCTCCTTTACGCCCTAGCCTGGATTTTATTGGTGGAACGCGCTTGCAGTACGAGTTAGATTGCTCTAAGCCAGGTAACTGCGATAAACCAATTGATATTGCTGTTGTCAGCGAAGTAATGAAAGCCCAAGATTTGGCTAACAGTAGTATTCAAGTAGTAGATAAATATGGTGTTTCCATACGTACCAAAAAATTAGACGTAGGCGATCGCACTCAGCTAGAAGCAGCACTGACTCAAAAACTCGGCGCTTTCGATCCCCAAAAGACTCAAAATGATACTGTAGGGCCAACTTTAGGACAGCAAATTTTCCAACAGGGCTTACTAGCCTTGATTGTCTCTTTTGCGGGAATTCTGATTTATTTGACTTTTCGCTTCCAGTTTGACTATTCTTTCTTCGCCTTCGTCGCTCTAGTTCACGATGTACTCATCACTGCTGGAATTTTCTCCATTTTGGGTTTAGTGCAAGGAATCGAGGTAGATAGTCTCTTTATTGTCTCTTTGCTGACAATTATCGGATTTTCAGTCAACGATACGGTGGTTATTTACGATCGCATTCGGGAAGTATTGAGTCTTAACCCAGAAGCCTCGATCGATCAGGTGGTAGACGATGCGGTGAATCAAACTTTAACGCGATCAATTAATACCACTGTGACAGTATTGTTGACTTTAAGCGCGATTTTCTTCTTTGGTGGTGAAACCCTCAAATATTTTGCTCTAGCTTTAATTATTGGATTTACGGCTGGGGCATATTCG